The DNA segment ACTGTGaacgcaaatcgaggcgactctaataaggttttcaaggcctcggagacacaaaaatcaactgaaagcaagtgatgacccttttggtAGTCACATTTTCATAGGTAGATAAGCTTAAGTGTCTTGGTGCCAAGGCCTTGCTGAAATAAGCAAGGGGTCTGCCTTCTTGCATCAGCACTACTCCCATCCCTTTAGAGCAAGCATCAGTCTCTATTATAAATGTCTTGTTGAAATCTGCTAGTGCTAACACTGGTGCACTGGTCATAGCCTGTTTAAGGGTCTGAAATGCTTGATCTGCTTCTAAGTCCCAATGAAAAGCATTCTTTTTCAACAAGTTGGTCAGTGGTCTACTAATAACTCCATAAGATTTGATGAATCTTCTATAGTAACCAGTAAGTCCCAGAAATCCCCTTAGGGCCTTGATTGTGGTAGGACTAGGCCAATTAGTCATAGCCTCAATTTTGGAAGGGTCAGTAGCAACCCCTTCCCCTGTTATAATGTGTCCCAAATATTCCACTTGTGATTGACCAAGGAACACTTTGAAAGTTTAGCAAATAGTTGTTCCTTTATGACGACTCCTAGTACACTGTTTAAATGTATTACATGCTCTTCCATGGAAGGACTATATATGAGAATGTCATCAAAAAACACCAGCACAAACCTCCCGATATAGTCCCTGAACTCATGGTTCATGACTGACTGAAAAGTGgcaggggcattggtcagcccaaaaggcaTGACCTTGAACTCATAGTGCCCCAACTGAGTTCTAAAAGCAGTTTTATAAATGTCATCTTCTCCCATTCTTATTTGATGATATCCAGCCCTCAGATCTATTTTGAAAAAATGCATGACCCACACAACTCATCCATTAAGTCTTCAACTAAAGGAATAGGAAATTTATCCTTTATGGTCATGTTATTCAAAGCCCTATAGTCTATGCAAAACCTCCAActcccatcctttttcttaactaGCAAAACAGGGGAAGAAAAAGGGAAATGGCTAGGTTGTATTATACCATTATGGAGCATTTCATTAACTTGCTTTtcaatattatttttttgaaaaaaaattgtaTCTGTAAGATCTGATACTTACACGGTTTGCATCTGCTTTCAGGGGAATCAAATGATCATGAGCTCTTTTTGGTGGAAGTGAATTTAGCTCCAAAAAGACATCTGGATACTTCTTCAGTACACCATCAATTTCTACAGGTAACTCCCTTGCTTCTGTCCTCTCTTCAGCTGAAAGGGTGAATAGGTGTGACCAAATAGCTTGACCCTTTTTTAGCAACTGCTTGACCCAATTTGCTGACATGCTCTTCAGTTCTATCTGATTGTAGATTCCTTTTAAGTTCCACTCTTTTCCCTTTATGAGTTACTTGCACCTTGTACTCCACAAAATCCAAAAGGACTGGATTATAGGCCTTCATCCAGTCTCCCCCTACTATCATATCATTACCCCCCAATCTAGTGATCCTGACTGTATCCTCAAATTTCACCCTTTGAATTTTCCATTTAAACTTGTGACAGATGTGTAAACTCGTGAGGTAGTTGCCATTGGCTACTGTGACCCTCATAGGCACTACCTCTGAAATAAGACATCCAGTTCTTTTGGCTGCCTCCATATCTAGGAAGCTATGTGTACTTCCTGAATCTAACAAGATAGTTAAGGAGTTCTTCTTGGACTCTCCTCTTAGCTTAATGGTATTGGGGACCTCAGTACCAGACAGGGCATTCAAACTAATAGCTTCATCCACTATTTCTTCTTATGGAATGATCAGTGACTCCTCCTGTTCCCTTGCCTCTTCTACAGTCTCCTCTTGGGCAACCCTCTTTAGATCATTTTGTAATATTCCAGTGGTTGCCGCAAGGAATGACATCATAGCTCCTGCAAAAGTAATAACAATCAAAGCCGTAGGTGGGTATTCAAATAAAGGGGAGCACCTTGCTATCATGAAAACGCCAGCTGTTACCATAGTAGCTGCATGAATCAAAGCGGATACTGGCAGAGATAGCATTCAGTTGCCTCTGCTTACACTGGTGCACAAGGTGGTATTTTTCCCCACATTTGTAGCATAGTCCTTCGGCCTTCCTGCTTTTAAACAGTTTGTTATTCATGTAATTGGAGCCATTATTCAACCCCTTGCTCCCTTGGTTAGTGTAACCTGGAGTTGGCCTTTTATTCCATTGTGCTTTATCCCCTTTAGTAATAGCTGTAAGTAGGTTCTCCTTGTGTCTAGCCTTTTCTACTGCCTTGTTAAATGAATAAGGGTCCAGTATCTTTACTGTATGTCTAATTTCTTCCTTTAATCCTTCAATGAAGAATTCTAAGAAAAACTCTTCAGGTATAGTAGGATTTCTAATCAACACCCATGCCTTTAGCTCCTCAAACTTCTCCAAGTACtcatctactattcctgtttgttctatttttttaaaTTCCCCAATTAGGTTGAGTTTGTTGTTAGATGCACCCTCAAATCTCCTACAAATTTCAATAGTAAATTCTGACTATCTAACTACTCCTTTGCTTATGTGATAGGAAAAATACCATGATTTAGCCTTACCATTGAGATGGAGGATTGCATCTTCCAACTTCTGCTGGGGATCAGTGATGTTGTTATGCTGAAAAAACCTCTCACACTTTCTCAACCATGCACAAGGATCCACCCCTTCAAAGTAAGGAATGTCAACTCGAGATTGCGAAGAATGGCCCAGATTCCTGCTGCCATGGGTTTCCCTATGCTCTCCCAGCCATGATCTACTGCTCACGCCTGCATCTAGAGGACCTTCCATTGGAGCACTGCCCAGAATTCCATCCTATGGAGGAAGGAGCTTCTCCACCAACAACTCTAATTTTTTTCCCAAGTCTTCTAGTCTCGCATCATTCATAGATGTATATTGCTGAAATTGTGATTCCAATTATTTTATCGATTCATCTATAGATTTAGATCGCGTTTCTGCTCCTGTCATTGTGCTTGGCCAGGAATTGTTCTGATACCAATTATAATGTATttgtaaacaaataaaaaaaatagaaattgacGCAGAAATGAAAAGTTTTATTAATTCGGACCAAGGATTACAATGAACTAAAGGATTCTAAGATCCATTGTAGTCCGCCATTAATACCTGTGAGTAGAAGAATGATTAGAATTGGGTTTAAGGAAGAAGAAGAGTAGAAGAAATGAGTTTGAGAGGGAAagagagagaattgagagggtTAGGAAATTGCCGATCATAATTGCCTTCTGTTAGGCCCAATAGTTGGTTATAAGCTGGCCCAACCGACTTTGGGCTGTTTAATCTCCACCTTTTATTTGTTCCCTTGTATTCTAGCCGTCCGATATAACCCATGTGCAGCTCACATGTTTTCATTTCTGACCTAacacttcttcttctttattcattttcCTAATTCCTCGTTCTACTTAGCCGACACATAACAAAATCAGAAATATATTATGTAAATGATTTCGTCTATATACTTAAGACACTTCATTTTACGTAGCTACCTATATACCTGGTAATAAAGCACGAGTGTAATATGCTTTGTAATTGAACAATACTCCTATGTTTCCTAGTTATATTTGACCTACTTTCCTACTGAAACAATAAATTCATATTTATCAATTTTCTTGTATAATATTTGAAAACTATAGTATTTTTGTTTGCGTGTAATTGTAGGCACACATATTAACTGGTAATAATCATGGGTGGTATTCGGGTTGAAATGGAAACTTAGAGATGAAAATTTCCTTTCATAACAGAATACCCGAATTTGAAATTATATCAAAATTTTAGAAAATAACTTCGATAAAATTACACTTACGTGTTGTCCGTGTTTACACCAACCCAACTGAGTATATAACACATGTTTTTACATCCAATATATATTATCACCAAATCATAGTTAATTAACACACTTTCTCACCTTAATTTATCACTTAATCATGGTAAATCagtataatttatttttttcttaatataTTGATCGATGGTTGAGGACTTCTATGTGACAATTTCTTTCCATATTGACTTAGTCTTTCAGAAATTTACACTTTTTTGTTATAACTCAAACATAATGTTTATTATAACACctatataatttttaattaagtTTTTACTTATTTAGATAAGGTACAAGCGCAGCATACCTATGGACTAGTCAATTAGAAACAAGCAAACCGAAAAGTGGTCTATGTATTGGATGATTTGTGATTAGTTAGGTGATTAATAATAGGTTAAGatgcatcatcatcatcatctcaTTTTTAATTCGTTTCACACTTTCATCTATTTAATTACTAACGAGAATTCACATCCTCGTTTGCTACCAGGTATGTCCCAACTGAAAAGTAGCCTACCCCAAAAAAAGACAATACTTATCAAGAGAATAATAAGTATATATTAGAAATCCATCTTTCAAAACATAAAAGGATGTTTATTACAAAACTGACAGAAGTTTAAACTAATATCTCAAACATATACAACCAACCAACTGCAGTATTTCAGTCCCAAAATTAGAATCAGTAACATGTATGTATCCTGTTTTCCATTTTGTGCTATTTAAGTTACTCACAGGACAATGGGCATGCGGCATTATATGTTAGTGATAAAAATAGACGAGGAAAGAATCTTCAAACAATTTAAATGCAATTTCAATTTCTTGTTCTTCTCACTACAGCCCTAAAGGTGAAAGAAAAGAAGATCCATATATTATGCCCAAAAACCAGGGGCATATAACAGCACAAGGAATTGGTGTAATACTATAAAATACAGAAGGGACAGTATTGCCATATAATTAATTATAAACAGCAAGAGATGGCCCTCCACAAAGAGGTAGCCAGGATAATATTGAGTCTGATAATAATACAAAATAATAATTGGATTATGGAACGCCCCACAAGAATCACCATCACGTGCTCTGCCTATTCAGTTGACTGTATGTGTATGGAGTTATGGCAAATGGAAAAATATATAGTCTCTTCGTTCACTTTTAGTGGTTAagaattctaaaaataaatttttatttttattattttttgaatatcaaaagaaaaataatttatttttcctattttccaCTTAGCAATAATTACTCATtctaaattatttttcaaatctaTTAAGACTATACACAATTAATATGGGCAGTGGCGAAGCCAGAAAATTCAATAAGGGTGTTCAAATTTTGAACCCCATTTGCCAGTGGGTTATGCAAGGGTGTTCAAAGTCTATTTTTAATAAATAACAAGTAATATTTTACCTTATACGCAatataatttttcggcgaagaaTGATCCGTTGACCATCCTTGGGCCAACGTAACTTTGCCCATAAATATAGGTATCATGATATATTAtacactttatttattattttttgaaaggcGTGCAAATTCCAAAATGGACAAcaaaaagtgaacggagggagtactactTAGTACATTTGAAATTTGCAAAAATGGGATGAACAAGAAGGAACTTCTTGAGAGAAAAACAAAATCTTTTACTGCTGCATTGCTCTGTCTTGACCGTTGCGTTCTGCGCGCCCGCTCTTTCCCTCATGAAAAGGTTTCTCCTAAAACAACGCCGTCTTTGCCTATTTGAACAGGTAGAAATTTTGCATACCCGTGACACATTATCAACAACAGAAAAATATGTACTTAATCTTCTTTAAAATATCAAGTTTAATTTGTACGTGCATGCATGTTAAAATATAACTAAAATATTTTCATATCTAACCGCTTAACCTTTTTAATGAGACATTCACATGATTCTAACACCGTAGTACGTCCGTAAAAAGATATGAGCATATATAATATGCAAGCTATGGGAGGAATTCTAATCTTTATACATGATGATGTAATCTACGTTCTTGCTAAAATCCCCTTTCTTGCTCTTACATGCGTAATATGGAAACTTTGAATGCATAATACCCTTAATATTTCTTCTATACATACTATTGTATTAAAATACTGGTGCTTCGTATCAAATCAGTTAGCGTATTGTGTCTCTGTAaacttgatttttgttttaaaattttcactaCAAAAGGGGAGgtttaatatttaaaacaaagtTTAGACAGAATAAATCATCCTATAATCTTAGCTACTCAATACTTAAAGGTTTCGAACTTCTATTCAAATATTGATAAGTGCTGATATTTTCTCGTGTGGCACTCCCACAGTGGCATGAATAATTAACTCATGATTTAGAATATGTAGAATttggattgtttttttaaaaaaaaaacagatttCAGTTCCCCTTTTAAGCACAAAAATTAATCGTCAATCATTAAATATAAATGTTTTCTTAATTTGCAATACAGTATATGAGATATATGTTGAAAGTTAAGGTTTTGAATGAAGCATAACGCTTTCTTGGTTTGACTAAACACTAAAGCAGCCAACATTCTGTTCATCTGAGCTGAAAAAGTGGAGGATTAACTTAATTAAGCATATCCCTTCGGGCCTTCCGATTATAAACGTTTACCCTAAAATcgaataacaattgaatttatacgtggttttaaggatacgtgatataaCTTTATACAAATTAAGAAGAATAAATTAATATTGAGATTGACGATAAAagaataaatgcaaaccacaTGCACAAATTGAATAGTCTTGACCTTCGAGTTCAGTCACCCTTCAACCAAAAGATATTTCAACTGACTTGTGAACAAAGTAACAAGATAATGAAAGCTAGAAAATGACAGTATATTGTTTTGTATTGCCTAAATATGAtgtgtttacaaatgatcagaccccctttatatagtaggggagtcatACTCTTGATACAGTTCTATATGaggtaagaaatctcatgattagctaattaatcgACCTCTTCTCGATACGTGCTGGGATTTCCGCCGTGATCCTCGTCCGATTGCAGATATTTCGGTTTTCCGTTATTTGGCTTAGTAAGTTTCCTTCGATCTTGCTCGGTCTCGATCTTGATCGGTCTCTAGGTCATGAGCTCGACGATCTAACTTTGCACCATGTTTCGATATAACATGAGGTCGAACCTTGACCTATCGTATTCCAATCTCGATTAGTCACACAAAAGACAtgcccgattttgaccgtatacaataaAAAGAAACTGATTAAACATATCCTTAATCAAAAACTTTGTAATCATAATAATTTAATATACCTCAAATTTCAAACTCAATCTCAAGGTTCTAATACATGGTATGCACAGACTACATACAACTGACTTCACTATTTTAATCCATTCTTTTTATGCGTCTAAAAGTTTTACTCCATTAATAAACGGAAAAAAAATTCTTCATTGAAATCTGCCTTTCTTACTATATATAGCCATAAGCCATGGAAGTGGAAAAAGCACATGCAaacacaagaaaattcgtcacaAGTAGCAGGAGAAGGATAATTTTTAAAACTGATAAAAGGGTAATTTAGATAAATTAAAACTATTAAATGACTTTTTAAACAGTAGTCTGCAAACCTTGATATGAAAGGTGGGAGCAGTAAATTTTCTTCACAGTATTAGGCAATTCTAATTATTTTTTAGTAGTTGAGACATTTATTTCAACCCAAAagaataaataaatgaaaagaaaagcTTTAAAAGATTGAACCTCAGTAAATTATGATGTATCGATTTATTACTAGCTATTTAATTGGTCTGACGAAGAGTGAACACAAAGGAAATTAATAATCTTAATTGTTGATTTGACTATATCCAAATAATCGAGATTAATTAATATACTTATTGCAGTATATCAAGTTGTTGAACTACCCACCTGTGACAAAGTTTGCTAATATCTTATTACTTAATGTTGCTCATTTTTAATAATGACAAAATCGTATAATATCCCCAACGGTTTTGAGATTCTTTGATTGAGACAGATAGATAAGACTTTCAGAATAGTATAATTTTATACTATtactaattaataattaattaatctCGCCAACTTGTTGCTCATTTTGCCCCTACTTGAGTGCTTCGAACATGCAGGATTCTAACTTTTTCAGCAAGAAGAAAATACTTtcaaattcataaaaaaaaattgtttgtaAGACGAGTGAGAAAAGTAATTAAATCATAACACAATAATATCAGTTCAATTAAGATAAATttccttttaaaagaaaaataataaagctATAGGTATGTAAGGAAAGTGTTGTTAATAACCTGATGAGAGCAAATTAAAACCTTTGTTAAAGAATGACTCAAATATCTTATGATTGAATGATTCAACTTGAATCTTACCTTGATAACGGCCACGTTAATAGTCACGGTGAAGCTGACCGTTCTTCTAATAACAAATTGAGAATTAAATTTATAATATGGGTTAGAGAACTCTTTCAACTAAAGAAAATGTATCGAGTTTATTGTTTTACAAAAGAGCCAAAAaagaagagccaatttattgaaaagctttttcttttttcctttttaatcagACTTAGAATCTTTTGTTGATTATGTTACTTTTTTTCAGACCAAAAAATAAAGTGATGACCGATGAGGATTGAAATGAAATGATGTTAACGCACAAAGACCGTAATGAACCCAAGTTCTCGACACAAACACATACTTGTATATTATTATTACTGAATTGAATTATAGTGGAAGCAAAAAATACTAATACAGTTAGAGGAACAAAGGAGCATAACCAGAAGGGGAAGAGAAGCCAGAGATATAGAAATAGAAAGGGGGTGAGAAGACAGACTCAGAGGAGGGGGAAAAACTTCACAATACAATTGTCTACTTTATTTTACTAACCTACTGCTATTTAAACATTCTCTAACCTGGGTCCCACACATAACTTGCTAAATTTCCCAATACGTCCTCCAAGATgttattttcattcataacaaagtCTTCCCTTTTTATCAAGCAAACGTGACAGTACATCGAATTGTTCCCATTAGGGGTGTACATGAATTAGATTAAACAAATTCGGCACGCGGAAACATAAGGCCAAGGTCGGACAGACCGTTGTCGGACAATCATAATTAAGGTCGGGGTCGGACAGACCGAGGTCGGACACTCATCAATAAGGCCGAGATCGGATAGTGATAAAACAACTAGTTTGCTTTGGAATACTCAAAAGGAATATTCTCTCTAAATTGTACCTTTTTTAGGATTTTCTATGGATAcccccttataaataggagggaAGGACTTCCCAAAGGGGGGAGGGAGGGACTCTCTCTCTCCCTCTGTCTCTCtctagaaaatatgtaaacaCATCTCTCTGGAGGATCTGTAATCTCATACCTTCATCGAATCCAAAAAGGGTCCTAAGGTTCTTGCATTTGTCTATCATTTgtctttatcaaatgaaagaaGATCTGTCTCACTCAAATTGGGTGAATCTTTTCCtctatttatattttattgtCACTTAATGTTACTTAATTCATCTTTCTTTATGCTATTAAATCCGGCCATAATTCCGGTCAATATTTATACTcgactatatttttctatttatattactCATCTCGGATCTGGAGTTAGTTATCTTTAACTAGGATTTACAcattcatctttgattgatttgttcaaaaaggtttaacatcttttgagtcaaataatttggcgccgtctgtggggattttctagttaaaattttagtttcctcTATATCAAGAATTACATAATCCTTTTGGTTAAAAAGTCTCGGGTTACGGTCTTAAAAGGAGACTTGCAAGAGTCTTTTGGTAAAAATCTCTCTTAAAAGAGAATAATGACTCACCATTGACTAATGGAATGATTCTATTTCTTATCAACTATGTTCCTTTACTGTTTGCTGATATTGAATTAAGAATTAGGTAAATCCTACAATCTACTATCGTAAGTTGCTCGCTCAAATAGGCGGCACTAGTTGTTATGAGTTGTATTAAAGGAGCTTCTAGTCAATAATGAGGCAGCTATAACATCTGTTCACCTTACGCTTTGGCGATGTTCTGTTCCCCCTCCAATGTCGGTCCAAAAAACTTTCTATAAATAACTTGGTCCGACAACGTGGCCCGTCTGACATTCATTTAAATACTCAACATTGCCAACTTCTTCCAATGGGCGGTTTTACTTTTACCCCAAAACCGCTAAAGCAAAAGTTGTAGTCCCCACAAAAGGCCTCAAAATATATTCATGGAGTAGTATATATAGTTTAAATAATTATTGCGTATTATTAATGATATAAGTAAATCTTTTTAATTGCTCACTGCCTATTGTCAGAAATCATTAACAGCATAGTTTCTCATTTTATATTGTGCTTCAAGGATTTTATTGAGGTAACTAATGAAAATGCTAATTGCTAGACAATTGAAACAACACTTACTTCCTGTTTCGTTCCTCTTATTCGCTCCAACTTGAATAAGCTTTATTTAGAATATTactacctgtcacacctcctttttccgcccccgcgagggtacaagggagtttttccaattaaaggacaatccaaatgggatttgtttatttatttcagagtcgccacttgggagatttagggtgtcccaagtcaccaatttaatcccggatcgaggaaaagaataactctgtattacagtccgcgaaccagaaatccagataaggaattctgttaacccgggagaaggtgttaggcattcccgagttccatggttctagcacggtcgttcaactgtcatattcagcttgtttatctgattttttatacaattatgagcttatgtgcagattttaactctttaccgctttcatcattattattattgttattattttacagagaattgcaacattgtgaaaacgtatttcagaccacgtcgcaatcaatgcactcatggttatcgacacatttcgactccgttgagatttggatttgggttacataaatgcacactaatatttaagaaaatgatttgttaaagacgcgcctagaacgactagcgtattgttgttttgggaaaggccgtaaaatttctctagacggccaactccgatgttctaagtaattaatgcatacatttgtgagggccccgcaatctatacattttactaggctcatctcatctcatttattttaaatggacaaatcctaaagcgactacattttttctattaaaattagtctctaaaataaagaaagaaaatcctaattaattacgagccttttttttatttaagaaagcatgacatactaattgctagattaatacaaatattgatgaaaaggaattttacaaaaaaaaaatattgaaattataaataaaagtaaaattcgacaactaatattcaaaagaatcaaatatcgctagattaaaactcgcattgttataaaaactattgagattaattattcataaccatttgaaactagatttaaccataattactaaagcttattagaaagtttattaaacttaaacgttcttctaatcttgtttgaactcaaatcatgccttaatgcctaattcacgaaatttagttcaaattcatgccttagctaaatttagctacttgtttacgattaacctactgttgataatcttaaaaccttcataactagcgaattaacccgttttgccgagccgattcattaaagactaacttatgttattttctcttattccaattattattcagtaatacatgaaatagcctaaatacaatcaataaaaggaagaaagaaaaagcgaaatcaaaacttcaaaatttcattcttcatatgtattcatgcttccacattattatcttgtaatagctagtattacagtcgtgtacctggtattggaaacaaaagaagatgaagatgagaatcagcagcagtagtaacaatacaacacaacaacaacagcccagcaataGTAACAActcaggaacagagtttgcaaaccggtggagtagtaatcccaaaaaagaagcttcaagcttcgatgaaacaacaacaattaatgctgatttcaaacaatgaaggaaagtagaagattttttttcttcagtttttgttctctcctttagttttgaaatttctctcccaaaattcttccaaaaatccccttttaagtgtcaaatgagtCCTCCTTTTATATCCAAAGCAAGACCCCCCTTTTTACCCCAATATTCTTCTATTATGTATCTTTTAACCTTTTATTATTACCTATACTATTTCCAATTTTACTtaagtaaaagtagtcaacatgGACCCCACggttccctctttttgaatggTCAAAGAAGACATCATCATTAaccttttctttttacttttatcaTTATGTCTTGTCTCCTACTACcctatgtcttgtcccccactataattaaataaatctgcaattggttaattcccgtattacccctaaaactactgttactgccctgattcaaaaatctgttcaaacttcaaaaattatctaagaactaaaattaaattaccagctataaccaattcacataATCAATTAACAAAAATATAACAGCTACAACCAAATTCTTAATCAAATttaatcaacaaattcaaactaaacgatgaacaacaaagaaacaaccggaattattttgactggataatatttttaaacaacatcctattttcagattcaacaacaataacaaacaaacatattCAATTTACTAAGTTTAAATTCCACTTAAGCTTAAACGGAGCAAATGAACAGATTCGAATCACTAAACTAAATAACCAATTGATcctcaaactaaatctaacaatattacaatCAAGACGAGGGATTCAAGTTatcaaactaacatatttctatattaaaattaaatccttttaagcgaataaaaacaaactgaagaaataattaattgaattttaacttgaatctaacaatattataattaaactaacaatttctttattaaaaataagcaagaacaaatgaaacaaactgaagaaataatcaagaaacgataaacacgaacaaaaaCAAGGATCAAACAATCACTGAtctcagatccgagaatatcaaaacaaaatacggacagaaatgaaacttaaacccactaaccggatcggaacgacgacgaactcgaacgaaaacaaatctgcccggaaacaattattGCACCAAAataacttgacgccgaagacgaccacgaacggacgatcgaagaagatggtcgtttggcatcgtttgaAGACGACACAGCGGCAGCGAGGATACAGTGAAGCAGCAGGCAGTAGCAGTCTTTGACACAGCAGCAGAAATTGGATCAAAAGTTTAACATGTTCAATGGGGGCGGCAACAACAAGCTGGAAGACGCAGCCGTGGCAGCAAgtggtcgtccatggctggacgtagcaaCAGCAACAGTGACGACGCTGCAGTGGCTATGCAGAAAGAGAAAAAGCAGCAGTGATGGTGGTTTGGACGTGAAGCAGATGCTCGACGAGCAAAAACAAAGCAACACTGCTGCTCGTCAATGGTGGACGGTGGAGGGGTCGTTTGAGAAGGTGAAGCAGCAGCGATGAAGTACTGTGGTCGTGCGTCATGGTGGGCTTGGACGATGAAGAAGACGACGCAGCAGGGGTGGTCGTTGAGGGTGGTGAAGCAGCGAGAGGGAGGGGCAGCCATGGCAGCTGGAGGGGAGGTTGAGGAAGATGATACAGTAGGGGGACGGGTAGCTTTTTTCTAGATTTAGGGTTTTGTTTGTGAAATGGAAGATAgggagataggggtgttgggtcttt comes from the Nicotiana sylvestris chromosome 4, ASM39365v2, whole genome shotgun sequence genome and includes:
- the LOC104236945 gene encoding uncharacterized protein, which encodes MSANWVKQLLKKGQAIWSHLFTLSAEERTEARELPVEIDGVLKKYPDVFLELNSLPPKRAHDHLIPLKADANRILEQHWDSSWRASFSPFGNPRWQEHALPHLPLSSPSPQQ